In Arenicella xantha, the genomic window TCACAGCGTATTTACCGGACAAAAAACCTATAACGGCGTCGCAATCCTGAGCAAACAGCCACTCGATAATGTGGTCACTGATATGCCCGACATGGACGATCCGATGCGACGTTATATCGCTGGCGATTACCCACTCGCAAGCGGCCAATCAATGCGAATAGTAAATGTCTACGTACCAAATGGACAAGCGCTAGACTCCGACAAATTTATTTATAAACGCGAGTGGTTTAGTAAACTGCGAGCCGCTATGCGTGAAACCTTGCAGGACAACCCAAACGTCGTGCTCGTTGGTGACTTTAACATCACGCCAGCCGACATCGACGTGCATGACCCTAAACGCTGGGCAGGTAAAATTCATTGTTCTGATATCGAACGGTTAATGCTGCAAAAACTAATGAGCGAAGGCTTATTTGACACCTATCGTCACTTCAATACTGATGGCGACCATTTTAGCTGGTGGGACTACCGCGGCGCTGGCTATCGTGCCAATGAGGGTTTGAGAATTGACTTAATTCTAAGCTCCTCGGCAATGCTCAACGCCGCCACTGGCAGCCATATTGACGAAGCCCCCCGAAAACTTGAACGACCCTCAGACCACACGCCGGTGGTGGCTGAATACTCACTGTAGAGCCGTAAAATTTACGGGCAATGTCGCCCGAAACATATAGCCAGCTGTTGTCATACCTCTGACACTTTACATATTTACGCTGTTACCTTTGTTTCGAACAACCATGCCCTCTACCATGAAAAAACATCTACTCTTTGGTCTATCGGCCAGCCTCGTTTGCGCTGCGATCTCGTCTTCCTTCGCAGCCTCCATCAATGAAATTCGTACTGATCAACCTAGTACAGATGTGGATGAATACGCTGAAATTGTCGGCGCCGCTGAAGAATCGCTTAGCGGCCTAAGCTACCTAGTATTAGGTGATGGCACTGGTGGCAGTGGCGTTATTGAATCGGTAGTTAGTCTCGACAGCAGCGCAATTCCTGCCGATGGCGTATTTGTATTCGCAAAATCAGCCACACTACTCTCAGGCACTGTGACACCAGACCTAGTTACCAGCAGCCTAAGTTTTGAAAATAGCGACAACGTCACACACTTACTAGTCAACGGATTTACTGGCAGCAATGGTGACGACTTAGACATCGACGACGACGGTACACTCGACGTCACACCTTGGACCAGCATTGTTGATTCCGTCGCACTAAAGGAAAACGATTCCGGAGAAATGCTATACAGCAATCGCATTGTCGGCCCTGATGGCAGCTTTGTACCAAGTCATGTTTACCTGTGCGACGAAGGCTTTCGCATCGGAGCTTTTGATGTCGCATCAGCTGAGGCAAAGGATACGCCAGGCACAGCGAATAATTGTGACGGGGGCGGAACAGGTACACCAGTTGCAGCCACTATCCCCGAAATTCAATCCAACAGTGCAAGTAGCCCATTGGTGAATCAGCAAGTCAGCACCTCGGGAATAGTGACTGCCGCGTTCACCAGTAGTGACCAGCTAAAAGGCTTCTTTCTACAAGATCCTGTCGGCGATAACGATGTCAGCACCTCAGACGGTATCTTTGTGTACAACCAAGATGCCGCCGTATCTGTCGGCGACCAAATAACACTCGATGCTACCGTGGTAGAGTTTTTCGAATTTACTGAACTTAGCAATGTAGCAAACTTAGTCGTGGTTTCATCGGGTAATACCTTACCGGCGCCCGTGCAGGTGACATTACCAGAAACTACTGACGGCGAGCTCGAGCAATATGAAGGAATGCTCGTTGAAATTGTTAGCCCAATGACCATTTCACAAAACTTTTTTCTCCCGCGCTTTGGGCAAATGACTCTCTCGTCACCAGACGATAACGGCAACGCCGGTCGACTCTATCAACCCACCAACATCTTCAGTGCAGGCAGCCCAGAAGCATTGGCGCTGGAAGCCGAAAATGCTCGTCGAACCCTTATTTTGGACGATGGTCAAGATGTAAGTGGTTTCGGCGACAACCCTGATCCAGTGCCCTATATTGGCAAAAACCCAGCATCCGTTATTCGTGCCGGTGACACCGTCAGCAACTTAGTCGGCGTGTTAGATTACGGTCGAATTAACGCTAACTCACCACCGAGTCGAGACTACCGACTGCATCCAACCGAAGCACCTAGCTTTACCGCAGCAAACCCACGACAAAGCACACCAACAAACCCAGGCGGATCAGTCACGGTAGCCAGCTTTAACGTACTCAACTATTTCACTACCTTAGATGGTAATGGTTCGATTTGTGGCCCATTGGCAAATCAGGACTGCCGTGGGGCAGATTCAGCCAACGAACTAACTCGCCAACAAGACAAAATCGTTAGCGCTCTCATCGCCATGAATGCCGATGTGGTCGGCCTGATTGAAATCGAAAACAATGGTTTTGGTGCTGGCAGCGCTATTCAAACCTTAGTCGATGCAGTTAATGCCAAAGCTGGCGTCACAAAGTACGCGGTGCTGCCCATTAATGAAGGCGTAACCCCTGGCTTAGGCGGTGACGCGATCACTGTAGGCTTTATCTACCAGCCATCAAGAGTGACGAGCATAGGCACAGTCACTACCTTAGAGACTGGCGCATTCTCCGAATCTATTACCGATGGAGGCCGTAGCCGTCAACCGATCGCTGCTAGTTTTCGCGAAGGTGCATCAAACCAAGTTTTTACCGCCGTCATTAACCACTTCAAATCTAAGCGCGCACCATCATCAGTTCAAGGTAATGGCAACGATGATTCTGGCGATGGCCAAGGTTCATGGAACTTGCGACGTACTGAAGCCGCAAACGACTTAGCCGACTGGTTAGCTAGCGACCCAACTGGAGTCAACAGCGGCGACATTTTGATCTTAGGCGACCTTAACGCCTATGCTAAAGAAGACCCAATGTTAGCATTGGCCGCTAAGGGGTATACCGACTTGATAAAAGCACACAATGGCCAAAACTCATATTCGTATAGCTTCGACGGCATGGCCGGCTCCTTAGACCATGCGCTCGCATCAACATCGTTGCAAGCTAAGGTTACCGGGGTCACGCAGTGGCATATCAATACCGACGAACCACCGATGTTAGATTACAACACTGAGTTTAATCCAGATGGCTACTACCAAGACGATTCGTTCCGCGCGTCGGATCACGACCCAGTCATTGTTGGCCTAGATTTTGCAGCACAAGAGGATTGTTTTGTGGTTCCGCTAGCAAACACTAAGGTAGTGGTATTCTGTCTCTAGACGATTAAGCTACAGGGTAGCCCAGTGCATCAATTGTAACTGGGCTGCCTAGAAAGCTCTATCAAATCAGACGCGTCTCATTGCCGATCTCTGGTTGGTTAGGAATCAATTGTGATAGCAGCAGAGAACCAACCGCGATACCCGCTCCAATTAGAAACACCAAAGCACTGCTGTGCAACCAAACCAAGCCCAGTACGGCAGGTAGCACCACCGCAGCAATATGGTTAATTGTAAAACTAACCGCTGCCGTTGAAGCAATATCATCAGGCTCTGCGATTTTTTGCAGATAAGTTTTGACCGCAATCGCGAACGCGAAAAAGAAATGATCGAGAATATAAAGCGCTCCGGCAATTTTGGCATTCTCGACCAAGGCGTAAGAGACGAACACAACGATCAAGCCAACATACTCAAACGTAAGCGCGCGTCTTTCTCCGATCACGCCAATTAATTTACCAATACGCGCCGCAAACAGTAAGTTAAATACGTAATTAGCCAGAAACAGCAACGAAATCGATGCCGCCGAATAGTTGAATTTCTCGACCAGTAAGAATCCTGCAAACACCATAAATATCTGGCGACGCGCGCCGCTCAAAAACACCAATGAGTAATACAACCAGTAAGATTTGCGAATCACTAATTTGGTTTTCTGTTCTACCTTAGCTTCAAACTGTGGAAACGCCATCCACACAAATAGCACCAGTAGTAAGGCCAGGCCGCCGAATACAAGGTAGATCGTTTTATAACTCACCGCCCAATTTTCCAACATGAGCCACGTACTACCAAAAACCAAGATTGAAGCACCAGCTTTTACCGCCAATGCGGTACCAAGAAAGTGCGCCGCCGTTGACTTATCAATCCACTGCAAGGTAAGTGACTGGTTAATTGTCTCGAAGTAGTGAAACCCTATCGACATCACCACAGTGGTAATGTACAAACCGACAACCGTGGGGAAATAGCCCGTCGACACCACACCTAAAGCCAGCAGTAACAAAGACAAAATGGCAAAACGTTGCTCTTTGATATAGGCCATCAAAAACACAGCGGTAAACGCCAAAAAGCCAGGAACTTCACGCAGGCTCTGCAATATACCGATCTCGCGCCCCGAGAACTCAGCGACTTCTTTGCTAAAGTTATTTATTAACGCGGCCCACGTAGAGAAAGCCAACGGCATGATAAATGCCATAATTAATAGAAGGTTTGCTGGGGAACGCCAGTCACGAGATACGTTCATATTGTGTTTAAGCGCAAGCGGAAGGAAAGCCAAAGAGTAAGGAACATACGCCGGTAATGCAAAGCAAGTTCGGCTGATTTTGCGTAATCAGCAAATTCAGCCATAACGCGTATCGTATTACTCCACAGAGATACGGGAATTCGACCTGCCTGGCATCGGATATCTCGCATGATTATAATTGACAAATAACCAGATTATGCCGTTGTCACTAGGCATTGGACTATGTTTAAATGTGAATCCCTACACCAGAATACGAGTAACACGCCTTGAAGTTTGGCAACTGGACTGCCCTAAGTAGACTATCCAAAAGTAGCGCCCTCAATCGCATAGTTTTCTGCGTCTTTTTAGCGCTCGTTTGGATGATTGCACAGTTCTGTTTAATTCCAATATGGCCCACCGAGGCGACGCTCCTGATGCGAGCGGCCCTACTGAGTCGATACCTCGTAGATGCGCTGGCTATTCTAACCGTCACGGTACTATTGTGCTGGGCTAGCCGTCTAACTCAGGCGTTTGCATGCCTGGTAGCCATACTTGGACTATTCACTTTTGTTGTGCAATTTCAGAGCCTGCGGTTCTCTAATCAATTATTTTCGGTTGTGGCACTTGAGAATACTGACCACATTGCGATGATAGCCAACAATACAATGATGATCGGTCTCGCGGCGTTTCTGGCCTACGCACTCCTGATGACTAGATTTGTAATGCGAGGCAGCCAAACATCCAGCATTCGAACCCGGCTAGTGCTACTGGCAGTTCTTCTGCTCAGCGCAATTGCAATTCGCAACGACCACAAATGGCTCCCGAGCGATGTTGTGACAACGCGTGCCACTTATTATAATTCACGAGACTTCAGTCACTTCAAACACTCCTTATTGTCGGAATTCTGGCGAGTTTTGACACACCAATATCGGATGCAACGCCGCATCGATCAACTCGGAGATACAACGCTAATTCTCGATGAGCGGCTGCGAAAATTCGTTGCTAAACATAGTCTAAGTTGGGGTAAATTTAGCGCAGAATACCCGCTGCTCCATTTGACCAAAACCAGCGAGCGACTCGATGGTCTTAGCAGTAAGCCGTTCCCAGCTGCGCCAAATGTGATTGTAATCTTTGCCGAAGGGTTATCGGCTCGCACCATTCAACCTTATTCAAATAAGTTTCCTAACATCTCGGACAATATTGCAGAGTTTGCCGAACAAGCAATTAAATTTGACCACTATTACAATCACACTTTCGCCACCTATCGCGCTTTAGCCGGCCAAAACTGCTCATTTTTCCCAGCCTACCGGACCGAAGCGGAAGTTCGATATCGCTGCCTGCCGCATATATTAAAAGACTCCGGATACCAAACCGAATTCTTAATCTCACAGAAAAAAGACGCAACCGACCTAGATGAAATGCTATCCAGAGTTGGCTTTGATTCTGTGTTGGCGTATGAAGAACTAGAGCCCATGTTAACGCATGAACCGACGTTAACCGCCCTACCAACGCACCTCAGTGATGCCAAGCTATTTGCAACAATGGTTGAGCGTTTGAAGCAACGGCATGCATCAATTGAACAGAATAAGAAACCGTTGTATCTCGGCGTCTACAATTTTGAAACGCACACCAACAATCACCCGATGTCGCCAGTCGCGCAGTATGAAGCCGCGCCGAACAACTATGTGTTGAATACAATCCATGGTTTTGATAAAGCGTTTGGTTTATTTTGGGACTACTTCAAAACTTCGCCCTACGCCGACAATACGATCTTAATTCTCACCTCAGATCACGCGCATTACCCTGACAACGACTATCGCAGCCTCTGGTCGCCAGAGGACCGCTACTCTCCAGTATTCATGGATCGTATTCCACTGCTAATCTATTCGCCATTTCATGAACAGGTTGCGAAATTTAAGATACGTCGCTCCAGTTCCTTGGATTTCGCGCCGAGCATTCTGCATTTATTGGGGATCAATCGCTACCAATCGCCCTTTCTAGGCCATAGCTTGTTCGACTCTACGCCCAGAATGAGACCCATTGCGATGAGCAATCAAGACGCTTGGTACACTGCCCGAGGATTGCCTCAACAGCTAACAACAGAAGAACCAAACCCGAACTATGAGAGCATGCGCCTATTCATAAAACGCACACAAGCGCTCGAGTTAAAAAATAAACTATGGCCCGCTAAGGTCGATTAACCGACCAAACAATACGCAATAATTCTGTCACTATTAACGGTTATAGCTGCTCGACTAATAACCCAGCCATGAGTTCTCTGATTTTCTCATGCCAATCTCGCGCATGCCAGTCAG contains:
- the xth gene encoding exodeoxyribonuclease III; its protein translation is MKIASWNVNSLRVRLDHLSDWLNDNQPDLMCLQELKMPDQDFPSEALLELGYHSVFTGQKTYNGVAILSKQPLDNVVTDMPDMDDPMRRYIAGDYPLASGQSMRIVNVYVPNGQALDSDKFIYKREWFSKLRAAMRETLQDNPNVVLVGDFNITPADIDVHDPKRWAGKIHCSDIERLMLQKLMSEGLFDTYRHFNTDGDHFSWWDYRGAGYRANEGLRIDLILSSSAMLNAATGSHIDEAPRKLERPSDHTPVVAEYSL
- a CDS encoding ExeM/NucH family extracellular endonuclease; translated protein: MKKHLLFGLSASLVCAAISSSFAASINEIRTDQPSTDVDEYAEIVGAAEESLSGLSYLVLGDGTGGSGVIESVVSLDSSAIPADGVFVFAKSATLLSGTVTPDLVTSSLSFENSDNVTHLLVNGFTGSNGDDLDIDDDGTLDVTPWTSIVDSVALKENDSGEMLYSNRIVGPDGSFVPSHVYLCDEGFRIGAFDVASAEAKDTPGTANNCDGGGTGTPVAATIPEIQSNSASSPLVNQQVSTSGIVTAAFTSSDQLKGFFLQDPVGDNDVSTSDGIFVYNQDAAVSVGDQITLDATVVEFFEFTELSNVANLVVVSSGNTLPAPVQVTLPETTDGELEQYEGMLVEIVSPMTISQNFFLPRFGQMTLSSPDDNGNAGRLYQPTNIFSAGSPEALALEAENARRTLILDDGQDVSGFGDNPDPVPYIGKNPASVIRAGDTVSNLVGVLDYGRINANSPPSRDYRLHPTEAPSFTAANPRQSTPTNPGGSVTVASFNVLNYFTTLDGNGSICGPLANQDCRGADSANELTRQQDKIVSALIAMNADVVGLIEIENNGFGAGSAIQTLVDAVNAKAGVTKYAVLPINEGVTPGLGGDAITVGFIYQPSRVTSIGTVTTLETGAFSESITDGGRSRQPIAASFREGASNQVFTAVINHFKSKRAPSSVQGNGNDDSGDGQGSWNLRRTEAANDLADWLASDPTGVNSGDILILGDLNAYAKEDPMLALAAKGYTDLIKAHNGQNSYSYSFDGMAGSLDHALASTSLQAKVTGVTQWHINTDEPPMLDYNTEFNPDGYYQDDSFRASDHDPVIVGLDFAAQEDCFVVPLANTKVVVFCL
- a CDS encoding MFS transporter, whose amino-acid sequence is MNVSRDWRSPANLLLIMAFIMPLAFSTWAALINNFSKEVAEFSGREIGILQSLREVPGFLAFTAVFLMAYIKEQRFAILSLLLLALGVVSTGYFPTVVGLYITTVVMSIGFHYFETINQSLTLQWIDKSTAAHFLGTALAVKAGASILVFGSTWLMLENWAVSYKTIYLVFGGLALLLVLFVWMAFPQFEAKVEQKTKLVIRKSYWLYYSLVFLSGARRQIFMVFAGFLLVEKFNYSAASISLLFLANYVFNLLFAARIGKLIGVIGERRALTFEYVGLIVVFVSYALVENAKIAGALYILDHFFFAFAIAVKTYLQKIAEPDDIASTAAVSFTINHIAAVVLPAVLGLVWLHSSALVFLIGAGIAVGSLLLSQLIPNQPEIGNETRLI
- a CDS encoding LTA synthase family protein; translation: MRAALLSRYLVDALAILTVTVLLCWASRLTQAFACLVAILGLFTFVVQFQSLRFSNQLFSVVALENTDHIAMIANNTMMIGLAAFLAYALLMTRFVMRGSQTSSIRTRLVLLAVLLLSAIAIRNDHKWLPSDVVTTRATYYNSRDFSHFKHSLLSEFWRVLTHQYRMQRRIDQLGDTTLILDERLRKFVAKHSLSWGKFSAEYPLLHLTKTSERLDGLSSKPFPAAPNVIVIFAEGLSARTIQPYSNKFPNISDNIAEFAEQAIKFDHYYNHTFATYRALAGQNCSFFPAYRTEAEVRYRCLPHILKDSGYQTEFLISQKKDATDLDEMLSRVGFDSVLAYEELEPMLTHEPTLTALPTHLSDAKLFATMVERLKQRHASIEQNKKPLYLGVYNFETHTNNHPMSPVAQYEAAPNNYVLNTIHGFDKAFGLFWDYFKTSPYADNTILILTSDHAHYPDNDYRSLWSPEDRYSPVFMDRIPLLIYSPFHEQVAKFKIRRSSSLDFAPSILHLLGINRYQSPFLGHSLFDSTPRMRPIAMSNQDAWYTARGLPQQLTTEEPNPNYESMRLFIKRTQALELKNKLWPAKVD